A stretch of Mya arenaria isolate MELC-2E11 chromosome 14, ASM2691426v1 DNA encodes these proteins:
- the LOC128216919 gene encoding heat shock 70 kDa protein 12A-like, which translates to MGGYLSKSSTSSTETVAAKSHSYLLESPTETVAAKLQSYLLVAAFDFGTTYSGYAFSFRDDPLKVQTNHNWYSGGAGKLISLKTSTSVLLNTDGKFDSFGFEAEDRYASKAEDGEHKGWRLFRRFKMVLHNNKDLSRATTVKDMEGNSYPALEIFSMAIKFLQKHLLDSLANQVDGIKENDIYYVITVPAIWDDNAKEFMRMAAEEAGLDGTRVKLALEPEAASIWCEALDVDIQHKMAGIGTQYMVIDLGGGTADISAHEKNDDGTLKEIHKASGGPWGGIYVDDNYLKFLEQILGEKVITELRTKEMTDFFDLISEFETKKRNFKSTSKDKVTFRICTSTRSLCKQITGQEFEERLAASKYSNSVIVNGGDKLRVEPDIVKDWFNGPINNLVDHLKSILKEPKLKTVQTIVVVGGFGESTYVQERLRGEIPDKRLIVPADAGLVVLKGAVRFGHNPAIITSRVMKYTCGVGGIGIFDAKIHSEDKKYFDKDDGKWWVRNCFDVFVRVNKDVPIDFQITQEFIPTAYKTTSPIYRTTAENPVYVTDPGCELLGKLELELPRDIPLSELDHDITFLFGGTELVVKVRVRKTGQEKILKLNCLK; encoded by the exons ttCTACAGAAACGGTAGCAGCGAAAAGTCATTCCTATCTTCTTGAAAGTCCTACAGAAACGGTGGCTGCAAAACTTCAGTCCTATCTTCTGGTTGCTGCGTTCGATTTTGGGACTACATATAGTGGTTATGCGTTTTCCTTCCGAGATGACCCGCTCAAAGTACAAACTAATCACAACTGGTATTCGGGAGGGGCTGGCAAACTGATCTCTCTCAAGACATCGACAAGCGTGCTTCTTAATACAGACGGAAAGTTTGATTCATTCGGGTTTGAAGCTGAGGACAGATATGCGAGTAAAGCGGAAGATGGCGAACACAAAGGATGGAGACTTTTCCGGCGATTTAAGATGGTTCTGCACAACAACAAG GACCTTTCAAGAGCCACCACTGTTAAGGATATGGAAGGCAATTCTTATCCAGCtttggaaatattttccatGGCAATCAAGTTTCTACAAAAACATCTACTAGATTCGTTAGCGAACCAGGTTGATGGAATTAAAGAGAATGACATTTACTACGTTATCACCGTACCCGCCATATGGGATGACAATGCAAAGGAGTTCATGAGAATGGCTGCCGAAGAG GCGGGCCTCGATGGAACTCGAGTTAAACTAGCACTTGAACCGGAAGCAGCCTCGATCTGGTGTGAGGCGCTTGATGTTGACATACAGCATAAAATGGCCGGGATCGGAACTCAGTATATGGTCATTGACCTTGGAG GTGGAACTGCAGACATTTCTGCCCACGAGAAAAATGATGACGGTACTCTGAAAGAGATCCACAAGGCCAGTGGAGGACCATGGGGTGGCATCTATGTTGACGACAACTATCTCAAATTCCTAGAACAAATACTCGGGGAAAAAGTTATCACTGAACTTAGGACGAAAGAAATGACTGACTTCTTTGACCTCATCAGTGAGtttgaaacaaagaaaagaaatttcaaatcaaCGTCGAAAGACAAAGTTACGTTTAGAATATGCACTTCTACTAGAAGCCTTTGTAAGCAAATCACAGGACAGGAATTCGAAGAAAGACTTGCAGCCTCCAAATATAGCAATTCAGTTATTGTGAACGGTGGCGATAAATTACGAGTTGAGCCTGATATCGTTAAAGATTGGTTTAACGGTCCTATTAATAACCTCGTTGACCACTTGAAGAGCATTCTAAAGGAGCCCAAACTGAAAACGGTGCAGACCATTGTGGTGGTTGGTGGTTTCGGAGAGAGCACGTATGTTCAGGAAAGGCTGAGGGGTGAGATCCCAGACAAGCGTCTGATTGTTCCTGCTGATGCGGGTCTCGTCGTGCTGAAAGGAGCCGTCAGGTTTGGACACAACCCAGCGATCATCACATCAAGGGTCATGAAATACACGTGTGGTGTTGGTGGGATTGGTATATTTGATGCTAAAATTCATAGtgaagacaaaaaatacttCGATAAAGACGACGGTAAATGGTGGGTCAGAAACTGTTTCGATGTGTTCGTTCGCGTAAACAAGGATGTTCCCATCGACTTCCAAATAACACAGGAATTCATTCCTACAGCATATAAGACAACCTCACCCATATACCGTACGACAGCCGAGAACCCCGTGTACGTGACCGACCCCGGTTGTGAGCTGCTCGGGAAGCTGGAGCTAGAGCTGCCGCGGGACATTCCTCTGTCTGAGCTTGATCACGATATAACATTCTTGTTTGGTGGAACGGAACTTGTTGTAAAAGTCCGTGTGAGAAAAACGGGACAGgagaaaatattgaaacttaacTGCTTGAAATAA